The Lysobacter gummosus genome includes a region encoding these proteins:
- a CDS encoding GumC family protein — MDKPMHDGPGAEPGDGFRGRAASAFSLREMLEIAFKDRRRIALAFAISFGLVLLASLLPTARYVSDASLLVRLGHEYVYLADTSEGGGTGGATPLMFDRTEALSAETEILASRDVIRDAVARVGLGRLYPSIARQSEDPRRPKIDQAVQAFREHMDAHLLKGATVIQVNFSHSDPVVAQQALRALVETYLDRRRAIFSDDQVRFLAGQVAAVDKRLKDSERRLTAFKQTHGIVNYDQQISLLLQQGNDLETRFNEASQQAQTANARARTLKRIAGKTPANLVQYSETLGDPQVPRQLLDLQLKEQSLRSRYVDDNPLVVNAQKDVSTAESFIRQQRRAPPTTVRTGRNPVREAAELDLLRATSDESALVGGRKALQERLTQLRKRAAELSRQQIELGALSREQKLLEDSYANYGRKLEAARINEARDQKQRTSVSVLQAASWPLKPKSVRLAIIGIGFFFSLGVALIVAFLCEALRSSFLSPEKLERSLGVPVLATMPLVGR; from the coding sequence CCTCGGCCTTTTCGCTGCGGGAAATGCTCGAGATCGCGTTCAAGGACCGGCGCCGCATCGCGCTGGCGTTCGCGATCTCCTTCGGTCTGGTGCTGTTGGCATCGCTCCTGCCGACCGCGCGCTACGTTTCCGATGCCAGCCTGCTGGTGCGCCTGGGCCATGAATACGTCTATCTCGCCGATACCTCCGAAGGCGGCGGCACCGGCGGCGCCACGCCGCTGATGTTCGACCGCACCGAGGCATTGAGCGCGGAAACCGAGATCCTCGCCAGCCGCGACGTGATCCGCGATGCAGTCGCGCGCGTCGGTCTGGGCCGGCTGTATCCATCGATCGCCAGGCAGAGCGAAGACCCGCGTCGGCCCAAGATCGATCAGGCCGTGCAGGCCTTCCGCGAACACATGGACGCGCACCTGCTCAAGGGCGCCACGGTGATCCAGGTCAACTTCAGCCATTCCGATCCGGTTGTCGCGCAACAGGCGTTGCGTGCCTTGGTCGAGACCTATCTCGACCGCCGCCGCGCGATTTTCTCCGACGATCAGGTGCGTTTCCTCGCAGGCCAAGTCGCCGCGGTCGATAAGCGCCTGAAAGATTCCGAGCGGCGCCTGACCGCGTTCAAGCAAACCCACGGCATCGTCAACTACGACCAGCAGATCAGCTTGTTGCTGCAGCAGGGCAACGACCTGGAAACCCGTTTCAACGAGGCCAGCCAACAGGCGCAGACCGCGAACGCCCGGGCCAGGACGCTCAAACGGATCGCCGGAAAGACCCCGGCGAATCTGGTTCAGTACAGCGAAACCCTGGGCGATCCGCAGGTGCCGCGCCAGCTGTTGGACCTTCAGCTCAAGGAACAGAGCCTGCGTTCGCGCTATGTCGATGACAACCCGTTGGTGGTGAACGCGCAGAAGGATGTTTCCACCGCGGAATCCTTCATCCGGCAACAACGCCGCGCGCCGCCTACCACGGTCCGCACCGGCCGCAATCCGGTGCGCGAGGCCGCCGAACTGGATCTGCTGCGTGCGACCTCGGACGAATCGGCGCTGGTGGGCGGCCGCAAAGCTTTGCAGGAGCGCCTCACCCAGTTGCGTAAGCGCGCCGCCGAGCTGAGCCGGCAGCAGATCGAGCTGGGCGCGCTGAGTCGCGAACAGAAACTGCTGGAAGACAGCTACGCGAACTACGGACGCAAACTGGAAGCCGCCCGCATCAACGAGGCGCGCGACCAGAAACAGCGCACCAGCGTCAGCGTGCTGCAGGCGGCGAGCTGGCCGCTCAAGCCCAAGAGCGTGCGACTTGCGATCATCGGCATCGGTTTCTTCTTCAGCCTGGGCGTGGCGCTGATCGTCGCGTTCTTGTGCGAGGCCTTGCGCTCCAGTTTCCTGTCGCCGGAGAAGCTCGAACGCAGCCTGGGCGTGCCGGTGCTGGCGACGATGCCGCTGGTGGGCCGCTGA